TACAAGAGGAATATCCATTAAACAAATATAAACAATCAGAGCAAATAAAATTATTTAAGAACCAGTGTAACTTACGTAATTTTCTAAACCGTAATAATTTTAGTTATGTCAATGTTAAACTCATCAATTCTAAAGAAGCATTAATAGAATTCGCTAATGAAAATGGTTTTCCATTTATTCTTAAACCATGCATTGAAACAGGGAGTAAGGTTGCTAAAAAAATCTCCACATTTAAAGAAGTATACGAATTTTTGGATAAAGAAAATCCGACAACTCTGATAGCGGAAGATTACCAAGAAGGGGTAGAGATTAGTGTTGAAACCTTTTCTTTTAATCGAAAACACTATGTCGTGGGCATTACAGATAAATATACAGAATCTGATTTTGTAACGTATGGTCACAGTGTGCCAACAACTTTAAAAGATGAATTAATAACCGAGATTACACTATTTGTTTTAAATTTTTTAACGTTAACAGGTGTAGTTTTCGGCCCATGCCATATAGAGATAAAAATTACCGCATATGGTCCTAAAATAATTGCTGCTCATTGTAGAACAGGTGGCGACCAGATTGTAGCGTTGCATCATTTCGTTTCAGGTATTGATCTAATACAATGGACTTTAGATGCCATCTATACAGAGAATTGGCAAAAATATGATGTAAGTCAACAATATCCTGCTGCCGCAGTTATTTTCTTTAGATTCCAACCGAACAAAAAAATAAAGAAATTGAATATCCAAAATGCGGATGAAACCATTGTAGCCTATAAATGCAATATTGAAGAAGGCGATGTCACAAAAGGAATGAACAGTCCAAAAGACAAACATGGCTTTATTATTGCTAAAGGGAGAAATGTTGAAGAAGCAGTTGAGAACTGTCGATTAGCAATTCAAACGATAGAAATTGAATATGCTGAAGAGATTTATCGTGATTCATTACGATGATATAAGCGATTTATACAGTTTAGTTACACTAGCAAGTCAAAGCGCTAATATTGACAATGTAGCCTAAACTAAAATAATGAGGTGTGAGATGAAAGTATTTGTAAATTTATTGATTGGATTGCTTTTTGCTTTTATGCTAACAGGCTGTATTGGTGAAGACTATGATGTTGGAGTGCCAACTGCTCATTTGAATTTGGATCATTCCTCTGTTCAATTAACAGAAGCAAATATCAGTTGGAAGACAGCAAGTGAAGATGTACAGAAGTCCATCGAAGATATTAAAAAATACGCATCGTCATTGGATGAAATAAAGGTCTTACCAGGTCAAAAGACATCATTGGATTTTGAGGAGAACGAAAAAAACGGTGGAGATATTTGGACTGATGCACAAGTGTCAGCTTTTCTGTTAAAAGATGACGAGCCAATTGAACTGGAATTTGATGATTTCAGAGAATTTCAATTCCCAACCGACAAAGGAAGCTATGTTTTGGAAGTTAAATTTAGCAGTACAGCAGGCAGTGCACAATATGTAGGGAATGTTAGTATTGAATAAGTCAGTTAGAATGCTTAAAGAAAAAAGTGTTAGATTGAACGCTCAATCTAACACTTTTTTGATATGAATGTATTGACCACTTTCGGAGGGTTTACGGGCGATTCATGGGCCTTTATCGGCGATATCGCTTGTTTTACGAGCAATTCGTGAGTTTTTATCGGCAATTTTCGTCATTGTCTATTGTAACAAAGCGTGGCTTATATTACAGGAATGTTACAAAAATCCGGAATACCCATTAATTAATACCCATATTTTAGCGTTGATAAACCACGAAACGTTGGTATATCAACGTTTTTTTTACTTTCAAAACCGTTACACAATTGAAAAATTAAAGTACCATCATTTGTGATAGTCTATGTATAGGCAAAAAAGTTCTTTGAGAGGGGCATAACAAACTTATGAAGAAAAAATGGTTATTACCGATTTTTGCATCTTTTATGTTATTTTCAACAATTCAAATAGATAACGCTGAAGCGGCGACTACAGATGAGGTCACTGAAACAGCTTCGAAATATTTAGGTATTCCTTACGCTTATGGCGGTACAACTACTAGCGGATTAGATTGCTCAGGCTTTACTTCTAAAGTCTTCAGTGATTTAGGCATCAAATTAAATCGTACTTCAAGCTCACAATATCAACAAGGCACTGCAGTAGCGAAGAGTGATCTTCAAGTTGGCGATTTACTGTTCTTTAACACGAGTGGTAGTGGTATCTCACATGTAGCGATATACATAGGTGACGGTAAAATGATTCACTCTCAAACAGGTAAAGGTGTAAGCTATTCTGATGTAAACGATCCATATTACTGGAGCTCACGTTATGTTGGCGCAAAACGCGTAGCACAATTTGATACTGAACAACAAGCTGAAGTAACGAAAGTAGCAGCAGCGGAAGTAAAAGAAGCTGCAATTGATTTTACAGTATATGCTTCACGTGCTGAAGTTGCTGTTCAAATTGCAAAAGCTCTTAACTTAGATACATCTGATAAAAATACGTCATTTGCAGACGTAAAACCTACTTATGCACATGCTGGGGCAATTGCTGCTGTAGCGAAATTAGGTATTTTTTCTGGTGATGATAACGGCAAATTTAATCCATCTTCTCCGATGACTCGTGCACAAATTGCAAAAGTTTTAGTAGTTGCTTTTGGTCTTGAGCATCAAGGTGATGTTGTGACATTTGCAGATGTTCCTGAAAACTATTGGGCAACAGAATATATTTCAATTATCGCATCTAACGGTATTACAGCAGGTAAAGATAATGGTAACTTCGGTTATGATGAAATGTTAAAAATTTCTCAATTAGAAGCATTTATTGAGCGTGCTAAGCAAGTGAATAAATAATCAATTTCTACTTTGCTTCGGACAAGGGCTACGTTTGGAGTAAGGCATTGCATGGAAGTTCTTTTAAATAACGTATAAATGGAGGAGAGTTTGCACATGCAGGCTCTCTTCTTTTTATGAATCTTTGTGAAATGAGGTGATAACAAAAAAATGTCGAATAGTTACATTCTATGATAGTTTTGCATGTGGATTTTTGTTAAAATGAACACGAGAACACGAAACATGAAGGGAGGAAATAAGACATTGTACTTTAAAAAAATCAGTCTTATATTATGCGTCTTATTCATTTCAGCTTCTATGTTTACGATACATAGTGCAAATGCAAGTGGTGGTTTTGAAGATGTTACACCAAAGCATGAAGCTTATGAAGAGATCAATTATTTAGTTAGTTTAGGTGTTATTAAAGGGTATACAGAAAAAGGTAAAACGTATTATAAACCAAATAATACGGTAACACGTGGACAAGTTGCCAAGATGGCAGTTGTGGCTTCAGGTAATAAACCACTAACGGTTAGCAAGTCCACTTTTTCAGATGTAACAGTTGGTACAGAGCTTTCAGGTTATGTTGAACGTGCTATCCAATTAGGATACTTTAAAACAAACACAACTGGTCAATTTTTACCGAACAAGCCTTTAACTCGTGATGAAATGAGTTATGTATTAACAAAAGCATTTAAATTGGATGCAAGTGAATACGAAAATATGGATTCTCCTTTTGTGGATGTAGCGATTACAAATCCTTACGTTCAATACGTTAATGCGATTTACTATAATGGTATTACAAAAGGAAGCGGCCAAAACTATAATCCAAATAGCTCGGTAACACGTGCACAATTTGCATTATTTGTTGCGCGTGCTAAAAGTGAAAAATATCGTTTAGAGCTTCCTGTAAAAGGTGTAGCTGTTCCTGATACATCACAAGTTATTGGTTTAGTTCAAGTGACAACAGATGGCTTGAATATTCGTAAATCAAAAGATTCAACTTCTAGTACAAACATTGTAGGCACAGTCAATAAAGGCGGAAAACTATCAGTCTATGCAATTGAAGGAGACTGGTTGAAAGTAACATATAAAGGCGCTTTTGCTTATATTTATAAAACATACGCTCAGTTCTTAGATGCGGATGGTAATGTATTAGGAAAAATTCAAAAAGAAGTAAAGACAACACAAGGTATTAATCTTTATGTGAAGCCAACTTCCTCTTCTAAAATCATTTCAACAGTTAATAGCAATGTTAAACTGCCTGTCTACAAAACGGTTAATGGCTACCATTTAACAGTCGTTAATGGCTTGCCAGGTTATGTTGTTGCAAATAGCACAGAGGAGGTAGAAGTAGAACAGCCTTCAAAACCAGATCCAACGCCTCCACCTGTAACAGGAGGAGATTTACTAGGTCGTACAACTGTTGATAGTTTAAATGTTCGTAAAGAAGCGAACTCTACTTCAACGGTATTAGGTAAATTAAGCAAGGGCGATTATGTGCATGTCAACAGTATTAATGGCTATTGGGCTGAAATCACTTTTGATGGTCAAAAAGGCTACGTGCATAAATCGTATTTAAAACTATTAAACCAAAATGGCAATCCACTTAAAAATCGTATTATCATTCTTGACCCTGGTCACGGTGGTAAAGATCCGGGCGCTGTTGTAGGCTCCAATTCGGAAAAGGCGATTACGTTAAAAGTTGGGACACTTGTACGACAAAAGCTGGAAGCAGCTGGAGCAAAAGTGTCAATGACACGTACAGGTGATACGTACCCATCACTGCAAGATCGCGTTGACTTTACAGATGCAAACTATGGCGAAATCTTTGTTAGTATTCATGTAAACTCAGCATCTAGCACCTCTGCACAAGGTACTGAAACATATTATGCTGTGACAACAGGAGATATGTTTCAAGAAGATATTGATTTAGCTACTTTTGTAAATAACCAAATTGTGAATAACTTAAACATGAAAAATCGTGGCGTGAAAGAACAACAATACTATGTTATTCGTAACATGTTAATTCCATCGATTCTAGTTGAACTAGGCTTCCTAACGAATAGTGAAGATCGAGGCAAAATGACAGATGATCAATATGTTGAGTTATTTGCTGAAGCGATTTATAAAGGTATTTATCAATATTACGCAAAACAATAATAAAAAGAGCTACATTGTTCAACATATGAACTGTGTAGCTCTTTTTTATTTGGATTTAGCTGGCGATAGTAGATTGATCATCGTCACAATCTATTTCGCATTTGCGTGTAATGTACGATTAACAAATTGAGCAAAGTTTTGACGGGATACTGTATTGTTTGGCCTAAATGTTTGATCTGCATAGCCTGTTGTTATATTTAACGCATAGAGCGCTTGAATATCTTTAAAATAGATATGAGATGCAGGAACGTCAGAAAAAGATTTACTAGAATAGCCTTGTAACTTAAAGCCTTTAACAAGTGCATGTGCCATAGCAGCACGTGTCATTGGCTGGTGCGCGTTGATTTTACCATCTTCTAAAGTAATAATCCCGTAACGAACGCCTGTAGCTAGTACTGCATAGCCATAATCACCTACTTTGATATCACTGGCGTTCAATGTTGCTGAACTTAAAGGTGAAATTCCTAGTGCACGTAACACCATTTCGGTAGCTTGCAAGCGTGTTAATGTGCCTTGGGGATTAAATTTGCCATTACTGCCTTTTACCACACCAAGTGCATGTAAGTTTTTAATATCATTGTAAGCACCACTTGATGCTGGTACATCTTGGAAGAAGGGAGCGATGCCAATAGAGGCCTTATTGGAACCTTTTGTGCGTGTGAGCGTTTTAATTTCTGCAATAGTTGCAAATTTTTCGTCTGCATTTTTACGATCATCACGACCTTCAATGAAGGAAGTGCGTATCGTATACGTTCCAGCGGCTAAATTTCCAGGCATCAAGATTTGATATTTTTCCGAGTGGGTACTAATATCTTTCCGGTCAGCGTTCGATGTTGTCGCATCTGCGGCTAGACCTGGTATGTAACGATCGTGCCCCTTCCCGACAATATGGTCGTTCGCATCAACAATTTCTACTTTTAACGTACCACGAGCAGGCACATTACCGTTGTTTTTAACTGTTACTGTAGAGTAAAAAACAAATTGACCAGATGGCGCTACATAACTTTGCACACCGTCAGAAAATAGAGAAAGATTATAGCGACGTGGCACATATCCATCGTGATCTTCGGCAACCCAATGTAAAGCGTGCTTCATAAATACTTGAGCATCTGTGTCGCCCCGTGTGGTCGAGTAAGCAGCACCGTTTTCATTGTCTTGCCAGTCTGCTTTCACATTAATCGTCATATAATCGAAAATTTTGAAGCCGATTTGTACAACTCTTCCTTTGCCATATTCAATAGCATGAGCTGCACCAAATTCATTTTTCTTCATCGTTTGTGGCTTATCGGTATAGTTGTAATTCGAGAAATATAAAATCGGTGAAGCGGAGCTACCTTGCCAAGGTTTTATAATTTCAACCCACTCTTTATCCGATTTTGTCAGACTAAGCGTGCTTTTACCGAGCTCTTTTGTGGCGTTTTGGATAATTGGGTGAACTGAATTTGCATTGCTAATGGTCGCGTTACCTAGCACAATATCGTCGATAAAGCGTGCATTGAAAACTTCTGATAAGTTATCCCATTCCATGACCCATGAGTCGACATCATAGATTAATGGAGAAAGATCCATTTGACCAGCCTTCGGAAATTTTGCTGATTCATTACGTGCTGTTTGGAATGCAAAAATAGCACCGCCACCATTTCGAACGTATATTTTGATATTTTCGCGTTGTTGATGATTCATCATGACCGTATACGGAAAGACGATTGCATCATATTGACTTAAGTTTTCTAGGTTATTTAAGTCCTTTTCGAAAATTTTCTCTACATGGAAGCCTTGTTGCTGATATAAAAGGTATGCTTTAAGTTCTTTGTTATACGTTGAGCTATAGTCGACCTTTGGAGATACTGTTCGTCCCTCATATGTACCACCAGGGTGTGTAGTGTTGGCATATTTCTCACTACTTTCAGAGAAAACAATGCCGATTTTTTGTGTTGTAGCTTGGGCTTTTGTCGGTGATAGCATTGCAACAAGCAAACAAGCACAGACAGCGATGAAGCAAATAACACATTTCTTCAATAAATCCACATCCTTGCTTTTATTTTTCTCAAAATGGTATTACTAAATTTCATCATACACCTAAATATTAACTGATTCGTAGAGAATTAGTTAAAAATGAAATTTTTGAGCTTTTTTATGTAAAATCAATTCAATCCTTTCTATAAGTCTAACCGTATTTATGATATAATAACCTTTGTTTTTGTAGGGAAAACTAAAGAATATAATAGTGATAACAACTATTGATTCATGATAGAGGAGGGCAATAACATCTTTTTAGATGTATTACATGTATGAATAAACTGAAGCAAGTTTTCACAAAGGTCAATAAGATTGATACGTTTTCACCGTATTTCTTTTTACCTTTTATATTAGTGCTATATTTCTTTACCAGTCTATTTGATTTTCATCGATTTGAATTATTTAATGTTCGTGTATCCATTTTACCAGCAGTATTAGTTGCGCTTGTTTGCTATTACCTTGGTGTATATATTATCGATAGATTACAGTGGACAATCCCAACATTTGGGCTATCGTTCTTAGGAAAATATGTGATTCACTTTGTTGTGTTATTAACATTAATCGGATTAGCTTCTTATTTAATGATGATTTTTGGTGGTGGTTTAGGAATTTCTGATGAATCCAATCGTCGTAATCTTGATCCAAAACTAAATTTCTTTAGTCAGTTATTATGGTACGGAATTTTACTGTTATTATCTTACAAAATGATTTTAGAAAAGAATATGACGTGGAAGAAGGCAATAGTTTACGGTTCAATCTTTGCTGTTGTGATGTTCCTATTCCTATTAATGGGCTATCGTACGCCTTTAATTATTATGCTATTTACTGGAATTATTATTTTCCACTATGTTGTGAAACGTGTAAAATTAACATGGTTCCTAACAGCATTATTTGTTATTGGTGTAGCATTCTCAATGTTCGGTTTCTTACGCGTAGTGACAGAAGATACTACGAAAGAGTTTAATAATCGCGATCAACCAGATGTAGAACTGACAGAGACAGAAAAAGAAAAACTGTTAACAGTTGAGCAAAAAGTAAACTTAACGCCAAAATGGATGCGTTCATTAAATGGTGAAAGTGTAACAGGTCATATCGTTTTAAGTAAAATTATTGAGTACACACAAGAAGAAGGCTATTTAAACGGTCAAATTCATAAAGGTATCTTTAATACAATTCTTCCTGGTGAGCAAATTTCACCACGTATGAAGGTGACAGAGGTTGTTAACTCTTTAAGTGTGGAAGAAGGTAAATTTATTACACGACCTACAAGAACGACAACACCAACCTTTATTGGACAGCTATTCCTAGATGGTGGATATGCGCTTGTGGCAATTGGTTTCTTATTGTACGGTGTGCTAATTTCTTTAATCTATAATAAAGTGAAACAAGGTGGCATTCGTAGTTTCCACTCAGTAGCTTACGCATTTGTTATTACATTGTTTACCGTGTCTATGCACACTGGATTACTTGATTTAATCTTTATTTTAATGTTAGGTTTCGTCGTCATTGCATCGGCAATTATTAAAACTGAGCAAAGAAAACTTAAATATTAATAATGAAGGGCTGTCCTATTTTAGGCAGCCCTTTTGTTTTTGTAATCGCGGGTAAACGTGTGTGATTCGCGGGTAAACAGCTATATTTCGCGGGTAAGTCACAAAAAATCGCGGGTAAACATGTGCATTCCGCGGGTAACACACAAAAAATCGCGGGTGAATCACACCCACACCGATAAAATTATAAAAAAGCGCCATCCAATTTAGTTATTGGATTGGCGCTATTTCTTATTTCACTGTATCTATAAGTTTAATATAATCTTTACTAATGTAAGCTGTGCCTGAATGAAGCTTATCAGGTAGCACTTCATGCCAGCCATTGATGTCCGTGTTAACGATGATAACTGGCATACCACTGCGCGCATATGTGAAGAGTGGACTATTGCTAGTTGAAGTCTCTAAACGAACATTTAAGCCTGCAGTAGTTGTTAAGCCAATTTTATATGGATTATTTGCATCTTTGAAGCCTAATGCTTTTTCAGCACGGTAGTAGTGGCCAGCAATTTTTGCACCCCAAAATGGATCTGAGGCATATTTTACGTTAAAGCCAAGTGCCTTTGAACCAACTACTGCACCATTTGCGTAGTTTCTACCTGGAGAACCACCTGGCGTTATATAGTTTGGTTGTAAAAACTTCTCAACAAGTTCGTTAATGTTAGCAGCGACGCTATCGAATTTTTTGTTAAGTGGGTTTGTGTCATAAACATATAAACCAAATAGGTTGTTTAAGTTTTGTGCATGGTCACTCATACCATAAGCACTTTCATGTTGCGCAAGTGCTAATATTAGCATGGCATTAATTTTTGAGTTTGCTTCAACTTCTTTTAACGTCTTTCCTAAACCGAGTAGCTTACTTTTTGTTGTAGCATCTTTATAAAGCGTAATACCTGTACTTTCAATCTCAGCAAGCTTATTCAAAATGTAAGCATCAATTTCTTCTGCTGTATATTGCGTTGTTGCGCGTGCAGGTAAAAATTGATAATAGTTATAAGCTTCACCTTTCGAAGAACCGTTTCCATTGGTGAAATAAATGCCATTCCAGCTATAGTATTTTTCACCTTGTTTCATGAAGGCAGGTGCTTTTCCGTAAACATAGCTTGAAGAATATTTATTTGTTTTGTAATCGTATAGTGTATGTTTAATTTCACCATTTTCGACGGAGTAGTAAGCGCGTCCTTTACTTAGGGAAAAAGGAATTAACGTGACATCTGCTTGTTTTAAATAGCCAACCTGACCTGCTAATCTCACTTTTACTTGCGTGGCATCACTGCTGATATATTCCATCTCTGTATTACCTGCAACAGCGATTTGATCTTTAATCGTTTCAGAATAAAGTGCAACATAATTATTCGTAACAACATAGCCGGAGGACATTTTCACAATTTTATCTTTTTGGACAATCACTTGTGTATTTTTTGTAATTGCTTTTTCAGCAGCATCATAACTTGAAAAGCCTTGATTGCCGACTAGTGTACCATTTGAAATTTCCTTAATCGCATACGTTGAGACGTCTGCAGCCCCATCACCAGCTAGTAACATCAAACGTTGAATGAACGTTGCGGCTTGTCCAATTGTTGCATTTTTTTCGGGCATAAAGTAACCATCAGAACCAATGATGATGCCTAACTGTGCACCTGTTGCTACAGCAGAACGGTAGTCTTTAATAATAGAAGCATTATCCTTAAATGTAATGGATGAAGTACCTTTAGGAATTTTTAAATAATTAATAGCTCTCTCCAACATAATGGCCATATGTTGTCTTGAAATGGCAGCATCAGGCTTAAATGACCCATCTATGTAGCCAGTTATAATGCCAGCTGTAGCAGCAAGCTGAATATCGGTTGCATACACATATGTATCAGGTACATCGGTAAATACCATGCCGTTATTCGCTTCAAGCTTCATGACCTTTGCTAAATACGAAGCAAATTCTCCGCGTGTAACATTGTCATTAGGGCGGTAACTGCCATTAGCATCCGTTACTATAGCATTTTTTGAAATTAAATAACGAAGACCCTTTTCGTGTGCATGCCCTGAAAGTTCATCAGCAGATGCTAATTGGGGTTGCCAAAAGAGCAAGCTAACTATTGTCATAAGCAATGCAATAATTGATAGTTTTTTCATATTTTTAACCTCCTAAACATTAACATCATTTTACCAAAGTTAGAGAGTTGAGATAAGGTTAAATATGCGTATTATCATAAAATGCGTCAATATAAACAGTTTTTTTACCAATTATATGAAACTGGAAAATAGCTTAAATGTTCCATAGCTATTTTGGCATATTTTTGATAATCTTATAGAAGAAAAACATAGAAGGGAAGGTGAGGGCTCTACATTTCATGAGGAGCGCGAAAAATGAAAAGAATAGCAAAAATTTTACTGATTTTAGTTGTAATGATGTCGATTGTTGTTAGTCCGCTAAATGCCTATGCATTTCAAACAGTAAAGAAGGATTACCCACTTTCAAAAGGTGTGCAGTATAAACAATATACATACAGCAATACCTATACAAACTCTATTAATCACTTAACGATTAATGTTGGTGATGCAACGACAGAAGTACAATTAGGAATGCCCGCAGCAGTCAATGGAAAAGAATCGACAGTAGCAAATGCGAATCGTCATTCTCGTGAGGGAAATCGAGTAGTTGGTGCTATTAATGCAAGTTTTTATAATATGTCTGAAGGCTATCCATTATTTTTACTAGCTAAAAATAATGTTATTTTAAATGGTGGTGCAGTTTCAAACGGTTCTGACCAATATATGAACGTTCCAACGGCTTTTGGTATGAATTCGGATGGTCGTGGGGTCATTGATTATTTTGATTTTGACGTCACACTAGCCCATAATGGCACGAAATATGAAATGTCAGGGTTAAATCGTATTCGTAATATAAATGAAGCGATTATTTACACACCACAGTTTTATAGTAAAACAACAGATACAAATGAATTCGGTTTTGAAATGGTAGTAGACACAGGTTCGCCGATTACAGAAAATACATTTGGTCAAACGTTAACTGGTAAAGTCACACAAATTAAGCCTTATGGATCAAAAGATAAATTAACGATTCCATCTACTGGCTTCGTTGTATCTTTACAGGGTGGCGATTGGCACAAAAAGTTAAGCCATGTAGCGGTTGGCGATGAAATGAGCGTTAATTTTTCAATTGACCAACTTTGGCAAAATGCACAATTTATCTTGGCTAGCGGTCCTTATCTAGTAAAGGATGGCAAACCTTATATTATGATGAGCACAACAAGTTCACGTGCAAAAGAAGTTGCTCCACGTACAGTAGTTGCTACAAGTAATAATGGACAAACTGTACATTTCATTACAGTAGACGGACGTCAAAGCCATAGTAAGGGCATGAATATGGTGCAACTTGCTAATTATTTAGTGGCGCTTGGGGTTGATAGAGCCCTTAATTTAGATGGCGGTGGTTCAACAACGATGGGAATTCGAAACTACGGCAGTAATAATGTTGTTTTAGCGAATTTACCTTCTAATTCAGGGAATACACAACGTCTCGTATCTGCCACACTACAAGCGGTAAGTACGGCGCCAAATGGCAAGGCGACACACATTAAATTTACGAATAGTACAAACTATGCAACATTGTTAGTAGGTGCTTCATCGAGTGTCGCAGTACAATACGTTTTAGATGATAACTTTACGACACTACCACTAGATGGTCATGTAACGTTAGCTTCGCAAAACCAAACATTACAGATTAATGGTTTAAACTATACAGCAACACAAGCTGGTGAAGAACGTATTTACATCGGCTATGATGGCGCTGCGGTGCAATCATTCCAAGTCAAAGTAGTAGATGCTCCTACAACAATGAATGTTACGCCAAGCTCTAAAACAGTTGGAGCAGGAGAATCTGTGAATTTTACAATCGATGCAAAAGATGATGCAGGTAAGCCGATTGTTTATAATCCATCTCAAGTAAAATGGTCCGTGGAAGGCAATATTGGTACCATTACAAGCGATGGTAAGTTTACCGCACAAAATCCTGGTACAACAGGTAAGGTCATTGCAACTTTAGGTACGAAGAGTCAAGTTGCTACGGTTACTGTAGCGAAGCCAGCGCTGTTTAAAGATATTCCAAATAATTACGTATACTTTAAAGAGATTGAATATTTAACGTCTCAAAATATTATTACGGGACAGGCTGATGGAACATTTAGACCGAATGACAAACTGACACGTGCACATGCAGCTGTCATTATTAGCCGTGCATTAGGGTTAAATACAAAAAATGTGAAAAATCCAAACTTCAAAGATATACCGGCAAATCACATTTACTTTAAAGAAATTGCAGCTGTTGTGGAAGCGGGCATTATGAGTGGTCGCGAAAACAATACTTTTGACCCGAATGCAACATTAACACGAGCACAAATGGCGAAAATTGTTGCAATTGCATATCAATTAAATGGAACAAGTGGTATTGCCTTTAAGGATGTTCCAAAAGATCATTGGGCGTATACATTTGTACAACAACTAGCAGCTAACAATATTACGACAGGCTATGATGGTAACATTTTTAAACCAAATGAAGCGATTAGCCGAGCGCATTTCGGTTTGTTCCTTTATAGAGCAATTCATAAGTAAAAGTTAGCAATAGATGACTAGCAGAAGTAAACATAAAGTAGTACTTTTTTGCTGTTTTATAGGATTTAGTATTGTCATAAGGTGCTAGAAAAGGGGGGAATCTCGTTGAAATTCGGGGCTCCCCTTTTTTTTTACTATTTTTAAAAAGAACGAATAAGTGCAATTGTGGTATAATCTCTGTATTAAAAAGTAAAAGGATGTTTTTT
This DNA window, taken from Lysinibacillus sp. FSL M8-0337, encodes the following:
- a CDS encoding S-layer homology domain-containing protein, whose amino-acid sequence is MKKLSIIALLMTIVSLLFWQPQLASADELSGHAHEKGLRYLISKNAIVTDANGSYRPNDNVTRGEFASYLAKVMKLEANNGMVFTDVPDTYVYATDIQLAATAGIITGYIDGSFKPDAAISRQHMAIMLERAINYLKIPKGTSSITFKDNASIIKDYRSAVATGAQLGIIIGSDGYFMPEKNATIGQAATFIQRLMLLAGDGAADVSTYAIKEISNGTLVGNQGFSSYDAAEKAITKNTQVIVQKDKIVKMSSGYVVTNNYVALYSETIKDQIAVAGNTEMEYISSDATQVKVRLAGQVGYLKQADVTLIPFSLSKGRAYYSVENGEIKHTLYDYKTNKYSSSYVYGKAPAFMKQGEKYYSWNGIYFTNGNGSSKGEAYNYYQFLPARATTQYTAEEIDAYILNKLAEIESTGITLYKDATTKSKLLGLGKTLKEVEANSKINAMLILALAQHESAYGMSDHAQNLNNLFGLYVYDTNPLNKKFDSVAANINELVEKFLQPNYITPGGSPGRNYANGAVVGSKALGFNVKYASDPFWGAKIAGHYYRAEKALGFKDANNPYKIGLTTTAGLNVRLETSTSNSPLFTYARSGMPVIIVNTDINGWHEVLPDKLHSGTAYISKDYIKLIDTVK
- a CDS encoding S-layer homology domain-containing protein; this encodes MKRIAKILLILVVMMSIVVSPLNAYAFQTVKKDYPLSKGVQYKQYTYSNTYTNSINHLTINVGDATTEVQLGMPAAVNGKESTVANANRHSREGNRVVGAINASFYNMSEGYPLFLLAKNNVILNGGAVSNGSDQYMNVPTAFGMNSDGRGVIDYFDFDVTLAHNGTKYEMSGLNRIRNINEAIIYTPQFYSKTTDTNEFGFEMVVDTGSPITENTFGQTLTGKVTQIKPYGSKDKLTIPSTGFVVSLQGGDWHKKLSHVAVGDEMSVNFSIDQLWQNAQFILASGPYLVKDGKPYIMMSTTSSRAKEVAPRTVVATSNNGQTVHFITVDGRQSHSKGMNMVQLANYLVALGVDRALNLDGGGSTTMGIRNYGSNNVVLANLPSNSGNTQRLVSATLQAVSTAPNGKATHIKFTNSTNYATLLVGASSSVAVQYVLDDNFTTLPLDGHVTLASQNQTLQINGLNYTATQAGEERIYIGYDGAAVQSFQVKVVDAPTTMNVTPSSKTVGAGESVNFTIDAKDDAGKPIVYNPSQVKWSVEGNIGTITSDGKFTAQNPGTTGKVIATLGTKSQVATVTVAKPALFKDIPNNYVYFKEIEYLTSQNIITGQADGTFRPNDKLTRAHAAVIISRALGLNTKNVKNPNFKDIPANHIYFKEIAAVVEAGIMSGRENNTFDPNATLTRAQMAKIVAIAYQLNGTSGIAFKDVPKDHWAYTFVQQLAANNITTGYDGNIFKPNEAISRAHFGLFLYRAIHK